From Brassica oleracea var. oleracea cultivar TO1000 chromosome C3, BOL, whole genome shotgun sequence, a single genomic window includes:
- the LOC106335937 gene encoding S-adenosylmethionine synthase 3-like, with amino-acid sequence METFLFTSESVNEGHPDKLCDQVSDAILDACLEQDPESKVACETCTKTNMVMVFGEITTSAKVDYEKIVRSTCREIGFVSADVGLDADKCNVLVNIEQQSPDIAQGVHGHLTKKPEDIGAGDQGHMFGYATDETPELMPLTHVLATKLGAKLTEVRKNKTCPWLRPDGKTQVTVEYKNDGGAMIPIRVHTVLISTQHDETVTNDEIAADLKEHVIKPVIPAKYLDENTIFHLNPSGRFVIGGPHGDAGLTGRKIIIDTYGGWGAHGGGAFSGKDPTKVDRSGAYIVRQAAKSVVAAGLARRCIVQVSYAIGVPEPLSVFVDTYKTGTIPDKDILVLIKEAFDFRPGMMAINLDLKRGGNFRFQKTAAYGHFGREDPDFTWEVIKPLKPKA; translated from the coding sequence ATGGAAACGTTCCTATTCACATCTGAATCAGTCAACGAGGGACATCCCGACAAGCTCTGCGACCAAGTCTCCGACGCCATCCTCGATGCTTGCTTAGAACAAGACCCTGAAAGCAAAGTCGCTTGCGAGACATGCACCAAGACCAACATGGTCATGGTGTTCGGCGAGATCACGACCTCTGCTAAAGTAGACTACGAGAAGATCGTTAGATCCACTTGCAGAGAGATCGGTTTCGTCTCAGCTGATGTTGGCCTCGACGCTGACAAGTGCAACGTCTTGGTTAACATCGAGCAACAGAGTCCCGACATTGCTCAGGGAGTCCACGGTCATTTAACCAAAAAGCCTGAGGATATCGGAGCTGGTGATCAGGGACATATGTTCGGTTACGCTACCGATGAGACGCCTGAGCTAATGCCGTTGACTCATGTCTTGGCCACCAAGCTTGGTGCTAAGCTTACTGAAGTGAGGAAGAACAAGACTTGTCCCTGGTTGAGACCTGATGGTAAGACGCAAGTCACCGTCGAGTACAAGAACGATGGTGGAGCCATGATTCCCATTAGAGTCCACACGGTCTTAATCTCAACTCAGCATGATGAAACCGTCACCAACGATGAGATCGCTGCTGACTTGAAGGAGCATGTGATCAAGCCGGTTATTCCAGCTAAATACCTTGATGAGAACACCATCTTTCACCTTAACCCATCTGGTCGTTTTGTCATTGGAGGGCCTCATGGTGATGCTGGACTCACGGGGAGGAAGATCATCATCGACACTTATGGTGGTTGGGGTGCTCACGGTGGAGGTGCTTTCTCAGGGAAAGACCCGACCAAGGTTGATAGAAGTGGTGCATACATCGTTAGGCAGGCTGCAAAGAGTGTGGTTGCAGCGGGACTCGCACGCCGCTGTATAGTCCAAGTGTCGTACGCTATTGGTGTGCCTGAGCCTCTCTCGGTGTTTGTTGATACTTACAAGACCGGGACGATACCAGACAAGGATATACTCGTGTTGATCAAAGAGGCCTTTGACTTCAGGCCGGGCATGATGGCTATTAACCTTGACTTGAAGAGAGGAGGTAACTTCAGGTTCCAGAAAACAGCTGCGTATGGTCATTTCGGACGTGAAGACCCTGACTTCACTTGGGAGGTCATCAAGCCACTCAAGCCCAAGGCTTAA